GTCGCCGCGAAGTCGTCGTGCGTCAGGATCTGCATCGCGTTCTGGATGTTCGCGGCGGTGATCTTCGCGGGGATGTCCTTGTCCATCACGATCATCGCCGGGACGATGCCGAACAGCATCACGTCGAAGTCGCCCGTCGCGGAGGCCTGCACGATGCTCGGACCGTCGGAGAACACCTCTCCGGAGACCGTCGCCGACAGTTCGTCGAAGTACCCCTCCTCCTCCATCACGAAGTACTGCATGTCCGGGTAGATGGGCATGTACGCCACGCGGATTTCGTCGAGTCCACCGCTCCCACTACCGCTCCCGCCAGCGCACCCCGCAACACCACCGAGACCGACTGCCGAGGTTGTGGCCGCCGCCTGCAGGAACCGTCGTCGCGAGACCCCCGATCGGGCGTCTGTCGAGTCGCGCTTCATTTGACCCGTTTTAGCGCCCTACGTATATTTGAGACGTGCACGCGGCGAACGTCGCTCCGACGCTCGACGCCTCGAAAACCCGATATCGGCCAGGTTGCCGGATATCGCGCCCGCACAGTGTGGTCCGACGGGTCCGCATCGCGTCACAGAAACCAGTCAATATTGCTTCCGAACCCGCGAACACTCGGCCGAGGAAGGAAAACCTAACTCGGTGGCCCACCCGACCCTGTGTATGACACACTTTTCCGAGCGAGTCGAACAGGTGTCGATCAGCGGGATCCGCGAGGTCTTCGAGGCCGCGGGCGAAGACGCGATCAACCTCGGGCTGGGGCAACCGGATTTCGCGGCCCCGACGCACGCCCGCGAGGCCGCCGCCGACGCGATCCGCGAGGGGCGGGCCGACGGCTACACCGAGAACAAGGGGCTGGCGTCGCTCCGCGAGGCCATCGCCGACAAACACGCCCGCGATCAGGGTCTCGACGTCGACCCCGGCGACGTGATCGCCACCGCCGGGGGATCGGAGGCGCTCCACATCGCCCTGGAGGCCCACGTCGACGCCGGCGACGAGGTCGTCATCCCCAACCCCGGATTCGTCTCCTACGACGCCCTCACCCGACTCACCGGCGGGACGCCCGTGCCGGTTCCGCTCCGCGACGACCTGACGATCGACCCAGCGGCCGTCGAGGAGGCGATCACCGACGACACCGCGGCGTTCGTCGTCAACAGCCCCGGCAACCCCACGGGCGCGGTCTCGCCGCCCGAAGATATCAGGGAGTTCGCCCGCATCGCCGACGAGCACGACGTCCTCTGTATCTCCGACGAGGTCTACGAGTACACCGTCTTCGACGGCGAGTTCCGCTCGCCGATGGAGTTCGCCGAGAGCGACAACGTCGTCGTCGTCAACTCCGCCTCGAAGCTCTACTCGATGACCGGGTGGCGACTCGGCTGGGTCGTCTCCTCGACGCGCCGGATCGAGCGGATGTTGCGGGTCCACCAGTACGCCCAGGCCTGCGCCGCCGCGCCGTCGCAGTTCGCCGCCGAGGCGGCGCTCACGGGCCCCCAGGATCAGGTCGACGAGATGACCGCGTCCTTCGAGCGCCGACGCGACATCGTCGTCGACGGCCTCACGGACATCGGCCTCGACGTCCCGACGCCCGGCGGCGCGTTCTACTGTATGCCCGAGGTCCCGGCGGGCTTCGTCGACGAGTGTCTGGATCGAGGCGTCATCGTCGTCCCGGGCGAGGCCTTCGGCGAGCACGGAGCGGGCTACGCGCGACTGTCCTATGCGACCGACGAGGAGTCGCTGCACGAGGCGCTCGATATTATGGGCGACGCGTACGACGCGGTCAGCTAGCCGATAACAAAAGACGTTGTCGTCGCTCAGGACGCCGTACTGACGATCTTGATCACGTCGCCCTCTTCGAGCTCGTAGTCCTCGGCGATCCGGCGCTTCGATCGGGCGTCGACCGCGTGGAGGTAGCCCTCGCCGATGTCGGAGTGAACGGCGTACGCGAGATCTTTCGGCGTCGATCCGCGGGGCAGGAGGAACGCGTCGGGGAGCATCTCCCCGGTGCCGTCGGTCCACCTCGTCTCGTTCTGCACGGGATAGGCGGTCACCATATCGAGGACGTCGTAGACGGCCGTGTCGATGGCCCGCTGAACGCCCGTTCCGCCGTGTTCGGCCATCACCTCGCGGATCGTTTCGAGCCCCTCCCGCTGCGCGTCGGAGACGTCGCCGACGACCTCGAAGTCCTCGTCGCCCGGGAGGTACTCGACGACGCCCGCCTCTGCGGCCGTCCGCAGCGCGAGTTCGCCGTCGGCGGTCGACGAGACGACCGGCTTGTCGGACTTGTGAAGGCGTTCGAGGTTCTCCGGCGGCGCGACGTCGGCCTTGTTGGCGACGAGCACGATCGGTTTCGTCCGCTCGCGGACGTCCCGGGCCAGCCGTTCGCGGTCCTCGTCGCTCCACTGTTGGGGGTCCTCTGGGTACTCGACCGCCCGCAACGACGCCGCCACGTCGTACTCGGTCGCGCCGAACCCGGTCAGCATCTCGGTGAGCGACTCGTCGATATCGAAGTCGGGCGAGCGCGACTTCCGAACGATCGACTCCCAGTTGCGCTCGATGATGCCCGCGAGCCACTGTTCGAGTTCCGCCTCGACGAAGTCGGCCTCCTCGACGGGGTCGTAGGTGCCGATCTCGACGGGTTCGCCCTCGGCGTCCGTGCCGCCGGCGGCGTCGAGGACGGCGAGAATCGCGTCGGAATCGGTGAGGGCGTCGAGGAACTGGTTCCCCAGCCCGCGGCCCTCGTGTGCGCCGGGGACGAGGCCGGCCACGTCGAGCAGTTCGACGGGGACGTAGCGGACGCCGCCCTCGCAGTTGCCGCAGCGCTCCTCGCGGTCGAGACAGGGACAACGCGTCCGGGCGTGGGTCACGCCGCGGTTCGGGTCGATGGTCGTGAACGGGTAGTTGCCGACGTCGACGTCGGCCATCGTCGCGGCCTTGTAGAAGGTAGACTTGCCGGCGTTTGGCTTGCCGGCGAGCGCGAGCGAGAGCATACCTGTGAGACGAACGACGGCCGGAAGTAGGTTTCCGTGTACAGGTGCACTACAGAACGTCGCCTGGATGCGCAGCGCCGTGCTCGACGAGTTCGGTATCGAACGAGACGAGTGTCGCGTCCACGGCGTCGGCGGCCGCGAGTATCAACGCGTCCATCGGATACAGAAGCGTCTCCGACTGGAGCTGATTGGCCGCCATCATATCGGACGCGTCGGGAAACGTGATCGTCGCACGCGACGTTATCCGATTCTCGATCTGGTCGATGCGATCACGTTCGAACTGCTTCTTTTTCGTGAGAACGCTTCGGAGTTCCATCAGGCTCAGGACAGAGACGTACGTATCGTCGGCTTCGTTGAGTAGTGTGATCGCGTCGTCGGATCGTTCAGTATCGTGAGTAACAGCGGCGACGAGAATATTCGTGTCGAGGAGCAGATTCATATGCGCTCTCGGACGTCACGAACGGCGTCGACGGCATCGACGTCAACATCGACGGCTAACTCCGAAAGCGCGTCACCGAGCGGAACGGTTTCGTCATCGTCGGGGTCCGAACCGAGGAACTCCCTGAAATCATCCGTGGTGAGGCTCATAAACGAGGATTGAATGGCGATCTGGAAAAACTTGCTGGTGAATCACACCAGCGACTCGTAGACGATGCCCCCCCGCCGCGTCACGATCCGCCGACCGTCGACGACGATGGGCGTCGCCATCGCGTCGAACTCGGTATCCAGCTCGGCGAACTCGGGCCAGTCGGTGACGACGAGCGCCGCGTCCGCGCCGTCGAGCGCCGCGCCCGCGGAGTCGGCGTAGTCGATTTCCGGGTATTCCTCTCGAAAGTTCTCGGTGGCGACGGGGTCGTAGCCCACGACGTCCGCGTTCGCGTCCAGCAGCGCCTCCACGAGCGGGATCGCGCGGGAGTTGCGGATGTCGTCCGTGCCGGGTTTGAACGCGAGGCCGAGCACCGCCACGCGCGCGCCGTCGGGGTCGACGTGCTCGCGGAGGCGACCCAGCAGACGGACCGGTTGTCGGTCGTTCACCTCGACGGCGGCTTGGAGCATCGCGGGATCGTAGCCGACGTCGCGAGCGGCCGCGATGATCGCCGCGACGTCCTTCGGGAAACAGCTACCGCCCCAGCCGACGCCCGCGCCGAGAAATTCCGAGCCGATCCGGTGGTCGAGGCCGATGGCCGAGAGGACGGCCTCGGAGTCGATGTCGTACTCCTTGCAGACGTTCGCGATGTCGTTGGCCAGCGAGATCTTCGCCGCCAAGAAGCCGTTGTTGGCGTACTTGATCATCTCCGCTTCGGCGACGCCGGTCTCGACGACCGGCGGGTCGTCCGCCCGCTCGACGAGAGGGTCGAACACGTCGCGGAGCGCCGCGGCCGCGGCGTCGGTCTCGGAACCGAGGACGACTTTGTCGGGGCCCAAGAAGTCCTCGACTGCGCTGCCCTCGCGCAGGAACTCGGGGTTCATCCCGACGTCGAGGTCCGCACCCAGCGTCTTGCCCGACTCGGCTTCGAGGATCGGCGCGATCACCTCTTCGGTCGTCGTCGGGACGACCGTGCTCTTGGTCACGACGAGGTGGTGGCCGTCCTTCTCGGCGAGCGTCTCGCCCAGCGAGCGCGCGCCGGCCTTCATAATCGAGAGGTCGATGTGGCCGTCGTCTTCCGAGGGGGTCGGGAGCGCGAGGAACGTGACGTCCGTGTCGCGGACGGCGGCGTAGTCGGTCGTCGCGCGCAGTCGGTCGCCGGCGTGTTCGGCGACGAGGTCGTCGAGACCCGGTTCGTGGATCGGCGCGTCGCCGCCGTTGAGCGTCGCGACGGTCTCCTCGTCGATGTCGACGTTGACCACGTCGTGGCCGACCTCGGCAAAGCACGCCGCGATCGTCGTCCCGACGTAGCCGCTGCCGACGATGCTCAGGTCCATACCGCAGCCGACGCCGGCCGATCGTTTCAATTTTCGTGTTGGGAGGGCAGGCGTGCGAGCCTGCGACGGACGCGGCCCGAACAGGCGGATGAAACCCGAACGGACGGAAGCGAAAACCCGGAGTAGGGTGAGAGCGAACGGACGGGTATGCCGAACGATCGAGACGGCTCCCACGGGACCACCACGACGTCCCGTGACGCCGTGACGACCCGACCGGCGGACTCCGGGGCGTCGTGGCTGGTCGTCTATCTGAAAGGGCTCTGTATGGGCGCGGCGGACGCCGTTCCCGGCGTCTCGGGCGGAACGATCGCGCTCGTGACCGGGATCTACGAGCGGTTGATCGCCGCGATCACCGCCGTCTCGCCCGCCAGGATCCGCGCCGTCCTCCTCGGATTTCTCCCCGGCCGCCGGGACGACGCCGTCGACGCCCTCCGCGCGGTGGACGCGGGATTCCTGCTGGTGCTCGGTGCGGGTATCTTCACCGCCATCGTGACGATCACACGGGTCGTCCACGCCGGGATCCAAACCGCACCGGTCCTCACGTTCGGGTTCTTCTTCGGTCTCATCGCAGCCTCGGCGTGGGTGCTGTTCTCGGAGGTCGCCGTCGACACGCCGCCCCGGGCAGCGGCCGCGGTCGCGGGGTTTGCGTTCGCGTTCGTCGTCTCCGGGCGCGCGGCGGCGACGCTCGGGGACGGGCTCCCGGTCGTCGTCGCCGTCGGGGCCATCGCGGTCAGCGCGATGATTCTCCCGGGAATCTCCGGGTCGCTGCTGCTCATCATCCTCGGGCAGTACGAGTATATGACAGGAACGCTGTCGGCGTTCGTCGACGCGCTGCTGGCACTCGTGACCGGCGGTCCGATCGAGCCGATCTGGGAACACGGTGTCGTGGTCGTCGCGTTCGTCAGCGGGGCCGTGATCGGTCTTTTCACGGTGGCTCACGCCGTACGGGCCGCGCTCGAACGCGCCCGGACGGCGACGCTGGCTTTCCTCGTCGCCCTGATCGTCGGGGCGCTGCGTGCTCCGGTCGTCCGAACCGGCGACCAGTTGGTCGAACTCGGACGAGCCTGGACGCCGACCGCGATTGCGACGTTCGCCGCCGCCGCAGTCGTCGGCGCCGCGCTCGTGGTGCTCCTGGACTATTACACGGGAATCGGCGACATCGACGGCGACGGCTAGCGAACCGGCGATCGAGTCGGATCGGTAGACGGAGAACGTGGCCCGGACCGTGACTGACGACGGTAGCGCGTCGATCGCCGCGGACGCGACACGGTGGTCCGCTCGACGACGGGAGCGGCCCGCGTGCCGGCAGTCGAACGCGACGACGGTGCCCCGACCGCGACGGTGGTCGACAGGTGTGAGGCCCGGCGGTCCGGCTGTCCCGGGCCTCCGCACGGTCGGGTCTAGATCTCTGTTCCGTGATCGTCGGCGAATCGACGGGTGACGGCGTCACTCGACCGACTGGATGACGCCAACCGTCCCCCTCGCCGACTGTGGTATGCCCGCCTGACGTCTCACTCCCGCGGGACTGCGATGTTGATCACCGACTCGCTGCCGCACGAG
This portion of the Halobellus litoreus genome encodes:
- a CDS encoding type II toxin-antitoxin system VapC family toxin produces the protein MNLLLDTNILVAAVTHDTERSDDAITLLNEADDTYVSVLSLMELRSVLTKKKQFERDRIDQIENRITSRATITFPDASDMMAANQLQSETLLYPMDALILAAADAVDATLVSFDTELVEHGAAHPGDVL
- a CDS encoding redox-regulated ATPase YchF; protein product: MLSLALAGKPNAGKSTFYKAATMADVDVGNYPFTTIDPNRGVTHARTRCPCLDREERCGNCEGGVRYVPVELLDVAGLVPGAHEGRGLGNQFLDALTDSDAILAVLDAAGGTDAEGEPVEIGTYDPVEEADFVEAELEQWLAGIIERNWESIVRKSRSPDFDIDESLTEMLTGFGATEYDVAASLRAVEYPEDPQQWSDEDRERLARDVRERTKPIVLVANKADVAPPENLERLHKSDKPVVSSTADGELALRTAAEAGVVEYLPGDEDFEVVGDVSDAQREGLETIREVMAEHGGTGVQRAIDTAVYDVLDMVTAYPVQNETRWTDGTGEMLPDAFLLPRGSTPKDLAYAVHSDIGEGYLHAVDARSKRRIAEDYELEEGDVIKIVSTAS
- the aglM gene encoding UDP-glucose 6-dehydrogenase AglM, with product MDLSIVGSGYVGTTIAACFAEVGHDVVNVDIDEETVATLNGGDAPIHEPGLDDLVAEHAGDRLRATTDYAAVRDTDVTFLALPTPSEDDGHIDLSIMKAGARSLGETLAEKDGHHLVVTKSTVVPTTTEEVIAPILEAESGKTLGADLDVGMNPEFLREGSAVEDFLGPDKVVLGSETDAAAAALRDVFDPLVERADDPPVVETGVAEAEMIKYANNGFLAAKISLANDIANVCKEYDIDSEAVLSAIGLDHRIGSEFLGAGVGWGGSCFPKDVAAIIAAARDVGYDPAMLQAAVEVNDRQPVRLLGRLREHVDPDGARVAVLGLAFKPGTDDIRNSRAIPLVEALLDANADVVGYDPVATENFREEYPEIDYADSAGAALDGADAALVVTDWPEFAELDTEFDAMATPIVVDGRRIVTRRGGIVYESLV
- a CDS encoding DUF368 domain-containing protein, yielding MGAADAVPGVSGGTIALVTGIYERLIAAITAVSPARIRAVLLGFLPGRRDDAVDALRAVDAGFLLVLGAGIFTAIVTITRVVHAGIQTAPVLTFGFFFGLIAASAWVLFSEVAVDTPPRAAAAVAGFAFAFVVSGRAAATLGDGLPVVVAVGAIAVSAMILPGISGSLLLIILGQYEYMTGTLSAFVDALLALVTGGPIEPIWEHGVVVVAFVSGAVIGLFTVAHAVRAALERARTATLAFLVALIVGALRAPVVRTGDQLVELGRAWTPTAIATFAAAAVVGAALVVLLDYYTGIGDIDGDG
- a CDS encoding pyridoxal phosphate-dependent aminotransferase; translated protein: MTHFSERVEQVSISGIREVFEAAGEDAINLGLGQPDFAAPTHAREAAADAIREGRADGYTENKGLASLREAIADKHARDQGLDVDPGDVIATAGGSEALHIALEAHVDAGDEVVIPNPGFVSYDALTRLTGGTPVPVPLRDDLTIDPAAVEEAITDDTAAFVVNSPGNPTGAVSPPEDIREFARIADEHDVLCISDEVYEYTVFDGEFRSPMEFAESDNVVVVNSASKLYSMTGWRLGWVVSSTRRIERMLRVHQYAQACAAAPSQFAAEAALTGPQDQVDEMTASFERRRDIVVDGLTDIGLDVPTPGGAFYCMPEVPAGFVDECLDRGVIVVPGEAFGEHGAGYARLSYATDEESLHEALDIMGDAYDAVS